In one Brienomyrus brachyistius isolate T26 chromosome 5, BBRACH_0.4, whole genome shotgun sequence genomic region, the following are encoded:
- the rgl3a gene encoding ral guanine nucleotide dissociation stimulator-like 1 isoform X3, giving the protein MGKLMDPVQEWGEEREEGVVYGVTLRRDPVQPAPDTTDGQLSQGCAQQEVCKLRRLKATTLDRLVAELLDPSCQEPNYNHIFLSTYRAFTSTSTLVELLFQRDDVLSELYPDCQNSSMLPLIQTWLDEYSEDFWDPPQCSALRLLSAHLFQRPCFRRLAKRAKSLLRKFQEESNQQEKVLLGEEAEMLDVQGAEEMSLTWDNAEEQVDFMDFPVRDVAEELTRLDAELFEKVMPFQCLGCVWSQRDKKENLAPTIRATVAQFNTVTNRVITSLLCSPVGVTIPLASSPAQRARIIEKWICVAQECRQLKNLSSLRAILSALQSNAIYRLKKTWATVSREYIANFENLCDTFTDENCVLTSREIVVEDESQAVEDPSAPHQSPKICPPSMSAASGVVPYLGTYLTILTMLDTALPDTVEGGLINFEKRRREFEILSEIRQLQGTCSLYSLSPHPQIAAWLQDCELLSDQTSYELSQELEPPVDTYPSPPTSWAPRQFGKKLTSRLLTLGDGTNSKTHADQISVSSSGSSSSELDELSTPQLSPRGKSSPCPSHEDVEASLSATSDISLISGSQTDVSVSPSISMSQDPSPGSQAPTASQPVYNKQVADSCIVRVSVECGNNGNVYKSILLTSQDKTAQVIQRALEKHNLEGVDIHNFTLSQVLPEDKELCIPDKANVFYAMSTSANYDFILRRRWKSHLRPLEGAYSSGSLTTHHQAK; this is encoded by the exons ATGGGAAAATTAATG GATCCAGTGCAggagtggggggaggagagagaggagggtGTTGTGTATGGCGTGACCCTGCGCAGAGATCCAGTCCAGCCGGCCCCTGACACCACGGACGGCCAGCTGAGCCAGGGCTGCGCTCAGCAGGAGGTGTGCAAGCTACGGCGACTCAAGGCAACCACTCTGGACCGGCTGGTGGCTGAGCTTCTGGACCCATCCTGTCAAGAGCCAAACTACAACCACATCTTCTTGTCTACCTACCGAGCTTTTACCAGCACTAGCACGCTGGTTGAGCTGCTTTTCCAAAG GGATGATGTCCTCTCCGAGTTATACCCGGACTGCCAGAACAG CTCCATGCTTCCACTCATCCAGACTTGGCTCGATGAGTACAGTGAGGATTTCTGGGATCCTCCACAGTGCTCGGCCCTACGGTTGCTCTCAGCCCACTTGTTCCAGCGACCCTGCTTCCGCCGACTGGCCAAACGTGCTAAATCACTGCTGAGGAAATTTCAGGAAG AGAGCAATCAGCAGGAAAAGGTCTTGTTGGGGGAGGAAGCTGAGATGCTAGATGTTCAGGGTGCAGAGGAGATGAGCCTAACCTGGGATAATGCAGAGGAGCAGGTAGACTTCATGGACTTCCCTGTGAGAGATGTTGCAGAAGAGCTCACGCGATTGGATGCT GAGCTCTTTGAGAAGGTCATGCCATTCCAGTGTCTGGGCTGTGTGTGGTCCCAGCGAGACAAGAAGGAGAACTTGGCACCCACTATCCGAGCAACCGTCGCCCAGTTCAATACTGTCACGAACCGGGTCATCACCTCGCTGCTGTGCAGCCCAGTGGGTGTAACCATTCCGCTGGCCAGCAGCCCTGCCCAGAGGGCTCGGATTATCGAGAAGTGGATCTGCGTGGCGCAG GAGTGTAGGCAGCTGAAGAACCTCTCCTCCTTGAGGGCGATCTTGTCGGCTCTGCAGTCTAATGCCATCTACAGGCTAAAGAAGACTTGGGCGACTGTCAGTAG GGAGTACATTGCCAACTTTGAGAACCTCTGCGACACCTTCACAGATGAGAACTGTGTGCTGACCAGCAGGGAGATTGTGGTGGAG GATGAGAGCCAGGCGGTCGAAGACCCCTCCGCCCCTCACCAGTCCCCCAAGATCTGCCCTCCGTCGATG AGCGCAGCCAGTGGCGTCGTTCCCTACCTGGGCACGTACCTGACCATCCTGACCATGCTGGACACCGCGCTGCCCGACACTGTGGAG GGTGGTCTCATCAACTTCGAGAAGCGGAGGAGG GAGTTTGAGATCCTTTCCGAGATCCGGCAGCTCCAGGGCACCTGCTCCCTGTACagcctctccccccacccccagatcgCTGCATGGCTACAGGACTGCGAGCTGCTGTCTGACCAAACCAG CTATGAGCTGTCTCAGGAGCTCGAGCCCCCGGTCGACACCtatcccagcccccccacctcctgGGCCCCCCGGCAATTTGGCAAGAAGCTAACTTC CAGACTGTTGACCCTGGGTGATGGCACCAACAGCAAGACACATGCAGACCAGATCAGTGTGTCTTCCTCAGGGTCCAGCAGCTCGGAGTTGGACGAATTATCAACGCCACAGCTCTCACCGAGAGGCAAG TCTTCACCCTGCCCTTCTCACGAAGACGTTGAAGCCTCCCTGTCTGCCACTTCAGACATCTCCCTGATCTCCGGCTCCCAGACAGACGTATCAGTTTCCCCGTCTATCTCCATGAGCCAGGACCCCAGCCCTGGTTCCCAGGCCCCTACGGCCTCTCAGCCTGTCTACAACAAGCAGGTGGCCGACTCGTGCATCGTGCGGGTCAGTGTCGAGTGTGGCAACAACGGCAACGTCTACAAAAGCATCCTG CTGACGAGTCAGGACAAGACTGCGCAGGTCATCCAGAGGGCACTGGAGAAGCACAATTTGGAAGGTGTGGACATCCATAATTTCACCCTCAGCCAGGTGCTGCCTGAGGACAAAG AGCTGTGCATTCCAGACAAGGCCAATGTGTTCTATGCAATGTCCACCTCAGCCAACTATGACTTTATCTTGCGGCGGAGATGGAAGAGCCACCTAAGACCCCTGGAAGGTGCCTACAGCTCTGGGTCTCTGACAACGCATCACCAAGCCAAGTGA
- the rgl3a gene encoding ral guanine nucleotide dissociation stimulator-like 1 isoform X2, producing the protein MSSCRWSTLPLARRGRGLWARVSQMRRRLCLDHQSCVDVQLEPRAGVWLRSFHFLDTDRYCLDPVQEWGEEREEGVVYGVTLRRDPVQPAPDTTDGQLSQGCAQQEVCKLRRLKATTLDRLVAELLDPSCQEPNYNHIFLSTYRAFTSTSTLVELLFQRDDVLSELYPDCQNSSMLPLIQTWLDEYSEDFWDPPQCSALRLLSAHLFQRPCFRRLAKRAKSLLRKFQEESNQQEKVLLGEEAEMLDVQGAEEMSLTWDNAEEQVDFMDFPVRDVAEELTRLDAELFEKVMPFQCLGCVWSQRDKKENLAPTIRATVAQFNTVTNRVITSLLCSPVGVTIPLASSPAQRARIIEKWICVAQECRQLKNLSSLRAILSALQSNAIYRLKKTWATVSREYIANFENLCDTFTDENCVLTSREIVVEDESQAVEDPSAPHQSPKICPPSMSAASGVVPYLGTYLTILTMLDTALPDTVEGGLINFEKRRREFEILSEIRQLQGTCSLYSLSPHPQIAAWLQDCELLSDQTSYELSQELEPPVDTYPSPPTSWAPRQFGKKLTSLLTLGDGTNSKTHADQISVSSSGSSSSELDELSTPQLSPRGKSSPCPSHEDVEASLSATSDISLISGSQTDVSVSPSISMSQDPSPGSQAPTASQPVYNKQVADSCIVRVSVECGNNGNVYKSILLTSQDKTAQVIQRALEKHNLEGVDIHNFTLSQVLPEDKELCIPDKANVFYAMSTSANYDFILRRRWKSHLRPLEGAYSSGSLTTHHQAK; encoded by the exons ATGAGCTCATGCCGCTGGTCCACACTGCCGCTGGCcaggagggggcggggcctaTGGGCCAGGGTGAGCCAGATGAGGAGACGGCTGTGCCTGGATCACCAGAGCTGCGTGGACGTCCAGCTGGAGCCGCGGGCTGGTGTCTGGCTGCGTAGCTTCCACTTCCTGGACACAGATCGCTACTGTCTG GATCCAGTGCAggagtggggggaggagagagaggagggtGTTGTGTATGGCGTGACCCTGCGCAGAGATCCAGTCCAGCCGGCCCCTGACACCACGGACGGCCAGCTGAGCCAGGGCTGCGCTCAGCAGGAGGTGTGCAAGCTACGGCGACTCAAGGCAACCACTCTGGACCGGCTGGTGGCTGAGCTTCTGGACCCATCCTGTCAAGAGCCAAACTACAACCACATCTTCTTGTCTACCTACCGAGCTTTTACCAGCACTAGCACGCTGGTTGAGCTGCTTTTCCAAAG GGATGATGTCCTCTCCGAGTTATACCCGGACTGCCAGAACAG CTCCATGCTTCCACTCATCCAGACTTGGCTCGATGAGTACAGTGAGGATTTCTGGGATCCTCCACAGTGCTCGGCCCTACGGTTGCTCTCAGCCCACTTGTTCCAGCGACCCTGCTTCCGCCGACTGGCCAAACGTGCTAAATCACTGCTGAGGAAATTTCAGGAAG AGAGCAATCAGCAGGAAAAGGTCTTGTTGGGGGAGGAAGCTGAGATGCTAGATGTTCAGGGTGCAGAGGAGATGAGCCTAACCTGGGATAATGCAGAGGAGCAGGTAGACTTCATGGACTTCCCTGTGAGAGATGTTGCAGAAGAGCTCACGCGATTGGATGCT GAGCTCTTTGAGAAGGTCATGCCATTCCAGTGTCTGGGCTGTGTGTGGTCCCAGCGAGACAAGAAGGAGAACTTGGCACCCACTATCCGAGCAACCGTCGCCCAGTTCAATACTGTCACGAACCGGGTCATCACCTCGCTGCTGTGCAGCCCAGTGGGTGTAACCATTCCGCTGGCCAGCAGCCCTGCCCAGAGGGCTCGGATTATCGAGAAGTGGATCTGCGTGGCGCAG GAGTGTAGGCAGCTGAAGAACCTCTCCTCCTTGAGGGCGATCTTGTCGGCTCTGCAGTCTAATGCCATCTACAGGCTAAAGAAGACTTGGGCGACTGTCAGTAG GGAGTACATTGCCAACTTTGAGAACCTCTGCGACACCTTCACAGATGAGAACTGTGTGCTGACCAGCAGGGAGATTGTGGTGGAG GATGAGAGCCAGGCGGTCGAAGACCCCTCCGCCCCTCACCAGTCCCCCAAGATCTGCCCTCCGTCGATG AGCGCAGCCAGTGGCGTCGTTCCCTACCTGGGCACGTACCTGACCATCCTGACCATGCTGGACACCGCGCTGCCCGACACTGTGGAG GGTGGTCTCATCAACTTCGAGAAGCGGAGGAGG GAGTTTGAGATCCTTTCCGAGATCCGGCAGCTCCAGGGCACCTGCTCCCTGTACagcctctccccccacccccagatcgCTGCATGGCTACAGGACTGCGAGCTGCTGTCTGACCAAACCAG CTATGAGCTGTCTCAGGAGCTCGAGCCCCCGGTCGACACCtatcccagcccccccacctcctgGGCCCCCCGGCAATTTGGCAAGAAGCTAACTTC ACTGTTGACCCTGGGTGATGGCACCAACAGCAAGACACATGCAGACCAGATCAGTGTGTCTTCCTCAGGGTCCAGCAGCTCGGAGTTGGACGAATTATCAACGCCACAGCTCTCACCGAGAGGCAAG TCTTCACCCTGCCCTTCTCACGAAGACGTTGAAGCCTCCCTGTCTGCCACTTCAGACATCTCCCTGATCTCCGGCTCCCAGACAGACGTATCAGTTTCCCCGTCTATCTCCATGAGCCAGGACCCCAGCCCTGGTTCCCAGGCCCCTACGGCCTCTCAGCCTGTCTACAACAAGCAGGTGGCCGACTCGTGCATCGTGCGGGTCAGTGTCGAGTGTGGCAACAACGGCAACGTCTACAAAAGCATCCTG CTGACGAGTCAGGACAAGACTGCGCAGGTCATCCAGAGGGCACTGGAGAAGCACAATTTGGAAGGTGTGGACATCCATAATTTCACCCTCAGCCAGGTGCTGCCTGAGGACAAAG AGCTGTGCATTCCAGACAAGGCCAATGTGTTCTATGCAATGTCCACCTCAGCCAACTATGACTTTATCTTGCGGCGGAGATGGAAGAGCCACCTAAGACCCCTGGAAGGTGCCTACAGCTCTGGGTCTCTGACAACGCATCACCAAGCCAAGTGA
- the rgl3a gene encoding ral guanine nucleotide dissociation stimulator-like 1 isoform X1, with protein sequence MSSCRWSTLPLARRGRGLWARVSQMRRRLCLDHQSCVDVQLEPRAGVWLRSFHFLDTDRYCLDPVQEWGEEREEGVVYGVTLRRDPVQPAPDTTDGQLSQGCAQQEVCKLRRLKATTLDRLVAELLDPSCQEPNYNHIFLSTYRAFTSTSTLVELLFQRDDVLSELYPDCQNSSMLPLIQTWLDEYSEDFWDPPQCSALRLLSAHLFQRPCFRRLAKRAKSLLRKFQEESNQQEKVLLGEEAEMLDVQGAEEMSLTWDNAEEQVDFMDFPVRDVAEELTRLDAELFEKVMPFQCLGCVWSQRDKKENLAPTIRATVAQFNTVTNRVITSLLCSPVGVTIPLASSPAQRARIIEKWICVAQECRQLKNLSSLRAILSALQSNAIYRLKKTWATVSREYIANFENLCDTFTDENCVLTSREIVVEDESQAVEDPSAPHQSPKICPPSMSAASGVVPYLGTYLTILTMLDTALPDTVEGGLINFEKRRREFEILSEIRQLQGTCSLYSLSPHPQIAAWLQDCELLSDQTSYELSQELEPPVDTYPSPPTSWAPRQFGKKLTSRLLTLGDGTNSKTHADQISVSSSGSSSSELDELSTPQLSPRGKSSPCPSHEDVEASLSATSDISLISGSQTDVSVSPSISMSQDPSPGSQAPTASQPVYNKQVADSCIVRVSVECGNNGNVYKSILLTSQDKTAQVIQRALEKHNLEGVDIHNFTLSQVLPEDKELCIPDKANVFYAMSTSANYDFILRRRWKSHLRPLEGAYSSGSLTTHHQAK encoded by the exons ATGAGCTCATGCCGCTGGTCCACACTGCCGCTGGCcaggagggggcggggcctaTGGGCCAGGGTGAGCCAGATGAGGAGACGGCTGTGCCTGGATCACCAGAGCTGCGTGGACGTCCAGCTGGAGCCGCGGGCTGGTGTCTGGCTGCGTAGCTTCCACTTCCTGGACACAGATCGCTACTGTCTG GATCCAGTGCAggagtggggggaggagagagaggagggtGTTGTGTATGGCGTGACCCTGCGCAGAGATCCAGTCCAGCCGGCCCCTGACACCACGGACGGCCAGCTGAGCCAGGGCTGCGCTCAGCAGGAGGTGTGCAAGCTACGGCGACTCAAGGCAACCACTCTGGACCGGCTGGTGGCTGAGCTTCTGGACCCATCCTGTCAAGAGCCAAACTACAACCACATCTTCTTGTCTACCTACCGAGCTTTTACCAGCACTAGCACGCTGGTTGAGCTGCTTTTCCAAAG GGATGATGTCCTCTCCGAGTTATACCCGGACTGCCAGAACAG CTCCATGCTTCCACTCATCCAGACTTGGCTCGATGAGTACAGTGAGGATTTCTGGGATCCTCCACAGTGCTCGGCCCTACGGTTGCTCTCAGCCCACTTGTTCCAGCGACCCTGCTTCCGCCGACTGGCCAAACGTGCTAAATCACTGCTGAGGAAATTTCAGGAAG AGAGCAATCAGCAGGAAAAGGTCTTGTTGGGGGAGGAAGCTGAGATGCTAGATGTTCAGGGTGCAGAGGAGATGAGCCTAACCTGGGATAATGCAGAGGAGCAGGTAGACTTCATGGACTTCCCTGTGAGAGATGTTGCAGAAGAGCTCACGCGATTGGATGCT GAGCTCTTTGAGAAGGTCATGCCATTCCAGTGTCTGGGCTGTGTGTGGTCCCAGCGAGACAAGAAGGAGAACTTGGCACCCACTATCCGAGCAACCGTCGCCCAGTTCAATACTGTCACGAACCGGGTCATCACCTCGCTGCTGTGCAGCCCAGTGGGTGTAACCATTCCGCTGGCCAGCAGCCCTGCCCAGAGGGCTCGGATTATCGAGAAGTGGATCTGCGTGGCGCAG GAGTGTAGGCAGCTGAAGAACCTCTCCTCCTTGAGGGCGATCTTGTCGGCTCTGCAGTCTAATGCCATCTACAGGCTAAAGAAGACTTGGGCGACTGTCAGTAG GGAGTACATTGCCAACTTTGAGAACCTCTGCGACACCTTCACAGATGAGAACTGTGTGCTGACCAGCAGGGAGATTGTGGTGGAG GATGAGAGCCAGGCGGTCGAAGACCCCTCCGCCCCTCACCAGTCCCCCAAGATCTGCCCTCCGTCGATG AGCGCAGCCAGTGGCGTCGTTCCCTACCTGGGCACGTACCTGACCATCCTGACCATGCTGGACACCGCGCTGCCCGACACTGTGGAG GGTGGTCTCATCAACTTCGAGAAGCGGAGGAGG GAGTTTGAGATCCTTTCCGAGATCCGGCAGCTCCAGGGCACCTGCTCCCTGTACagcctctccccccacccccagatcgCTGCATGGCTACAGGACTGCGAGCTGCTGTCTGACCAAACCAG CTATGAGCTGTCTCAGGAGCTCGAGCCCCCGGTCGACACCtatcccagcccccccacctcctgGGCCCCCCGGCAATTTGGCAAGAAGCTAACTTC CAGACTGTTGACCCTGGGTGATGGCACCAACAGCAAGACACATGCAGACCAGATCAGTGTGTCTTCCTCAGGGTCCAGCAGCTCGGAGTTGGACGAATTATCAACGCCACAGCTCTCACCGAGAGGCAAG TCTTCACCCTGCCCTTCTCACGAAGACGTTGAAGCCTCCCTGTCTGCCACTTCAGACATCTCCCTGATCTCCGGCTCCCAGACAGACGTATCAGTTTCCCCGTCTATCTCCATGAGCCAGGACCCCAGCCCTGGTTCCCAGGCCCCTACGGCCTCTCAGCCTGTCTACAACAAGCAGGTGGCCGACTCGTGCATCGTGCGGGTCAGTGTCGAGTGTGGCAACAACGGCAACGTCTACAAAAGCATCCTG CTGACGAGTCAGGACAAGACTGCGCAGGTCATCCAGAGGGCACTGGAGAAGCACAATTTGGAAGGTGTGGACATCCATAATTTCACCCTCAGCCAGGTGCTGCCTGAGGACAAAG AGCTGTGCATTCCAGACAAGGCCAATGTGTTCTATGCAATGTCCACCTCAGCCAACTATGACTTTATCTTGCGGCGGAGATGGAAGAGCCACCTAAGACCCCTGGAAGGTGCCTACAGCTCTGGGTCTCTGACAACGCATCACCAAGCCAAGTGA